The Setaria italica strain Yugu1 chromosome IX, Setaria_italica_v2.0, whole genome shotgun sequence genome has a window encoding:
- the LOC101764193 gene encoding uncharacterized protein LOC101764193 — translation MGVLTFPSLYKDNKLHLFAQWTTDRDWKTGCYNADCPGFVPCKDSFAGVPKPGMVIEELSSYGSTDSSVILQIVKDERPGIGGDWWLYRVAGPVRFPLGHWPASLFTSLSRHAMEAAWYGAAGFARRGDDPPAMGSGRGPREGPGRAAYFADISLMDNMAYPVDDPSLGGVTAMLNAERCYQVAMDAGGRNTFFYGGPVSNYCV, via the exons atggGGGTGCTG ACATTCCCCAGTCTGTACAAAGACAACAAGCTGCATCTGTTTGCACAATGGACG ACTGACAGGGACTGGAAAACGGGCTGCTACAACGCGGACTGCCCGGGGTTCGTGCCGTGCAAAGACAGCTTCGCTGGGGTACCCAAGCCTGGGATGGTCATCGAGGAGCTCTCCTCCTACGGCTCGACCGACTCCAGCGTCATCCTCCAGATTGTCAAG GACGAGCGGCCAGGCATCGGCGGCGACTGGTGGCTGTACCGCGTGGCCGGGCCCGTGCGGTTCCCGCTGGGCCACTGGCCCGCGTCCCTGTTCACGAGCCTGTCCCGGCacgcgatggaggcggcgtgGTACGGCGCCGCGGGCTtcgcgcggcgcggcgacgacCCGCCGGCGATGGGCAGCGGGCGCGGCCCCCGCGAGGGGCCCGGGCGGGCGGCCTACTTCGCGGACATCAGCCTCATGGACAACATGGCCTACCCGGTGGACGACCCGAGCCTCGGCGGCGTGACGGCCATGCTGAACGCCGAGCGGTGCTACCAGGTGGCCAtggacgccggcggccgcaaCACCTTCTTCTATGGTGGGCCCGTCAGCAATTACTGTGTGTAA
- the LOC101771072 gene encoding peptidyl-prolyl cis-trans isomerase E, which yields MNQPVQKNTLYVGGLAEEVDEKILHAAFVPFGEVKDVKTPLDQSTQKHRSFGFVTFLEREDAAAAMDNMDGAELFGRVLTVNYAFPERIKGGEQGWAAQPIWADADTWFERQQQEEEMQRLQAEQRAAMQVAEKLHREKLAAERDGEKEEEADPMAAAEAQALK from the exons atgaACCAACCGGTGCAGAAGAACACCCTCTACGTCG GTGGcctggcggaggaggtggacgaGAAGATCCTGCACGCGGCGTTCGTGCCCTTCGGCGAGGTCAAGGACGTCAAGACGCCGCTCGACCAGTCCACGCAGAAGCACCGCTCCTTCGGGTTCGTCACATTCCTCGAGCGCGaggacgctgccgccgccatggacAACATGGACGGCGCCGAGCTCTTCGGACGCGTCCTCACCGTCAACTACGCCTTCCCCGAGCGCATCAAGGGAGGGGAGCAGGGATGGGCCGCCCAGCCAA TTTGGGCTGATGCGGACACTTGGTTCGAGAGgcagcagcaggaagaggagATGCAGCGGCTGCAGGCAGAGCAGCGTGCGGCAATGCAAGTAGCAGAGAAACTGCACAGGGAGAAACTGGCTGCCGAAAGAGATGGCgagaaagaagaggaggcaGATCCCATGGCTGCAGCAGAAGCTCAGGCCTTGAAATAG